Proteins encoded by one window of Clostridium cagae:
- the spoIIIAC gene encoding stage III sporulation protein AC has translation MHDISILFKIGGAGILLVILDKVLTSSGKGDVAAITNIAGTVILLLMIVSLIGDLFNTVKTMFVM, from the coding sequence ATGCATGATATAAGCATTCTTTTTAAAATTGGAGGCGCAGGAATACTGCTTGTGATACTTGATAAGGTATTAACAAGCAGTGGAAAGGGTGATGTTGCAGCTATAACTAATATTGCAGGTACTGTAATACTTTTATTAATGATAGTTTCTCTTATTGGAGACTTATTTAACACAGTAAAAACTATGTTTGTAATGTAG
- a CDS encoding ATP-dependent nuclease: MRFNKINIENFRNFLKLELDLRNKNVIFGLNDIGKTNFLCAIRFLLDRDFRKNGFVDSDYFQKDITKIIEITLEIDISQENDDDKKIFTYMKGAVSSSTKVVYIQLKASYSKESLLGQPMLYWGDDLSNLEDIPSTQSYYEIDRLFNVIYIDSSIQLENVFKKYISGSFRDENSLTEVEREKIIGNINSLNNSISELSNVRKIQSDMLNEYNNYRTEKGLSIAIRSEIEVDNISSKLTPYICYNSEKTYPTSGDGRRKILAYTLLSLKNKSLEDKKINIFLIEELENHLHRSMQLSLSHQLFSNILFKYMFLTTHSSLLVSQMDDVNLIKLFKYDNTDGKSYYYKVPKLYNNMKKKLNQRLADAIYADTVLLVEGPSERILFETILEYKCNEYEALGGYILEVDGINFVEYYNILKPLGINVIIKTDNDLKLNEKKREYNLLGLNRCLPLIRKQKLKNVSIDSCNEFKENKKIIQERIYDKIQKSKCELLRKNYIYLSRVDLENDLYNIIPDKMEKLVTKNNSSKEPVDYLQSSKMINMIELCNLLTNSDLDKIFKDDLFTCIKELYEKCNQ; encoded by the coding sequence TTGAGGTTTAATAAAATAAATATTGAAAACTTTAGAAATTTTTTAAAGTTAGAATTAGATTTAAGAAATAAAAATGTTATTTTTGGATTAAATGATATTGGGAAGACGAATTTTTTATGTGCTATTAGGTTTTTATTAGATAGAGATTTTAGAAAAAACGGATTTGTTGATTCAGATTATTTTCAAAAAGATATTACAAAAATTATTGAAATAACTTTAGAAATAGATATAAGTCAAGAAAATGATGATGATAAAAAAATATTCACATATATGAAAGGTGCTGTTTCTAGTAGTACAAAAGTTGTATATATACAGCTTAAGGCTAGTTACAGTAAAGAAAGTTTATTAGGACAACCAATGCTATACTGGGGAGATGATCTTTCTAATTTAGAGGATATTCCTAGTACTCAATCTTATTATGAAATAGATAGATTATTTAATGTAATTTACATAGATTCATCGATACAACTTGAAAATGTATTCAAAAAATATATTAGTGGTTCATTTAGAGATGAAAATAGTTTAACTGAAGTTGAAAGAGAAAAAATAATAGGAAATATTAATTCTTTAAACAATAGTATTTCAGAATTAAGTAACGTTAGAAAAATTCAAAGTGATATGTTAAATGAATACAACAATTATAGGACTGAAAAAGGATTATCAATTGCTATTCGCTCAGAAATTGAAGTGGATAATATTAGTTCAAAATTAACACCGTATATTTGTTATAATTCAGAAAAAACATATCCTACTTCTGGTGATGGTAGAAGAAAAATTTTAGCATATACCTTATTATCATTAAAAAATAAATCCTTAGAGGATAAGAAAATAAATATTTTTTTAATAGAGGAATTGGAAAATCATCTTCATAGATCAATGCAATTAAGTTTATCACATCAATTATTTAGTAATATACTGTTTAAATATATGTTTTTAACTACACATTCATCCTTATTAGTAAGTCAAATGGATGATGTTAACTTAATTAAACTATTTAAATATGATAATACTGATGGAAAATCATATTATTATAAAGTTCCTAAATTATATAATAATATGAAAAAAAAGCTTAATCAAAGATTAGCTGATGCAATTTATGCTGATACAGTACTTTTGGTTGAAGGTCCATCTGAAAGAATTCTATTTGAAACAATTTTGGAATATAAGTGTAATGAATATGAGGCTTTAGGGGGTTATATATTGGAAGTGGATGGTATTAATTTTGTTGAATATTATAATATATTAAAGCCGTTGGGGATTAATGTAATAATTAAAACTGACAATGACCTAAAATTAAATGAAAAGAAAAGGGAATATAATTTATTAGGTTTAAATAGATGCTTACCTTTAATTAGAAAGCAAAAATTGAAAAATGTAAGTATTGATTCTTGCAATGAGTTTAAAGAAAATAAAAAAATAATACAAGAACGAATTTATGATAAAATTCAAAAAAGTAAATGTGAACTATTAAGAAAAAATTATATTTATTTGTCAAGAGTTGATCTTGAAAATGATTTATATAATATTATTCCTGACAAGATGGAGAAATTAGTAACAAAAAATAATTCTAGTAAAGAACCAGTAGATTATTTGCAATCATCAAAAATGATTAATATGATTGAGTTATGTAACTTATTAACTAATAGTGATTTAGATAAGATATTTAAAGATGATTTATTTACTTGCATAAAGGAGCTATATGAAAAATGCAACCAATAG
- the efp gene encoding elongation factor P, producing the protein MISAGDLRKGVTFEFDGQVFTVTDFLHVKPGKGAAFVRTKLRNVISGGVVDRTFNPTEKLQEAVIERKEMQYLYSDGELYYFMDQETFEQIPLNAEKVEDAIKYLKENMFAVIKFFKGSAFSVEAPNFVELQITYTEPGVKGNTATNSLKPATVETGAIINVPMFVNDGDVIRIDTRTGEYMERV; encoded by the coding sequence ATGATATCAGCAGGAGACTTAAGAAAAGGTGTAACTTTTGAGTTTGATGGACAAGTGTTTACAGTTACAGATTTTTTACATGTAAAACCAGGTAAAGGAGCTGCCTTTGTAAGAACTAAACTTAGAAACGTAATTTCAGGAGGAGTTGTAGATAGAACATTCAACCCAACTGAAAAATTACAAGAAGCTGTAATAGAAAGAAAAGAAATGCAATATCTTTATTCAGATGGAGAACTATACTACTTCATGGATCAAGAAACTTTTGAACAAATTCCTTTAAATGCTGAAAAGGTTGAAGATGCAATAAAATATTTAAAAGAAAATATGTTTGCAGTTATAAAATTCTTTAAAGGAAGTGCTTTCTCAGTAGAAGCACCAAACTTTGTTGAATTACAAATAACATATACTGAACCAGGTGTTAAAGGTAATACAGCTACAAACTCATTAAAGCCAGCTACAGTTGAAACAGGAGCAATAATTAATGTTCCAATGTTTGTTAATGATGGCGATGTTATAAGAATAGATACTAGAACAGGAGAATACATGGAAAGAGTTTAA
- the spoIIIAE gene encoding stage III sporulation protein AE: MKIIKRCTIFFLISIIVSSVFNCIFIPEKPVYAVEQNNLSTSSNSDAKKSESIMDEIKIESLDDSTQKQINNLYEYINKMKNNVELMNDLDPVQYIKEYIKNGEGDFNIKSLSKALTSILFKEVGSVLKLIISIVTIVIICSLIKILQYAFSSDNVSEIAFYACYALIIMILSKSFIISIGVAKDVILNIADFMAALLPVLITMIAMVGGLTQAATLDPIILAAVVFIPRIYSNIIIPLILMGFVLGFANNLSNDHKITNLCKLLKQCTLWMQGIIITVFIGVLTVRGITSKTIDAVTLKTTKFAVDNFIPIVGKTFSDAIASIAGYSLIIKNAISSVGLLIIVLILLYPIIKLVLMTVIYKLAAALIEPISDPRITNSVAAAGDSMTLIISCVLSVSLMFFILIALVASSGLFIVGG; encoded by the coding sequence ATGAAGATAATAAAAAGATGTACAATATTTTTTTTGATAAGTATTATTGTTAGTTCTGTGTTTAATTGTATTTTTATACCAGAAAAACCAGTGTATGCTGTTGAACAAAATAACTTAAGTACAAGCAGTAATTCTGATGCTAAAAAAAGTGAATCTATAATGGATGAAATCAAAATAGAAAGTTTAGATGATAGTACACAAAAACAAATAAATAATTTATATGAGTATATAAATAAAATGAAAAATAATGTAGAGCTCATGAATGATTTGGATCCAGTTCAATATATTAAAGAATATATTAAAAATGGTGAAGGTGATTTTAATATAAAATCCTTGAGCAAGGCATTAACTAGTATATTATTTAAAGAAGTTGGAAGTGTATTAAAACTTATAATATCAATAGTTACAATAGTTATAATCTGTTCACTGATTAAAATTTTACAATATGCATTTTCAAGTGACAATGTATCTGAAATAGCTTTTTATGCATGTTATGCATTGATAATAATGATTCTTTCAAAGAGTTTCATTATATCTATAGGGGTTGCAAAGGATGTTATATTAAATATTGCTGATTTTATGGCTGCATTATTACCAGTGCTTATAACCATGATAGCGATGGTAGGAGGATTAACTCAGGCGGCAACATTAGATCCTATTATTTTGGCTGCTGTAGTATTTATACCAAGAATTTATTCTAATATTATAATTCCGCTTATATTAATGGGATTTGTATTAGGATTTGCAAATAATTTATCTAATGATCATAAAATTACAAATCTTTGTAAACTGCTTAAACAGTGTACTTTATGGATGCAAGGAATAATAATAACTGTTTTTATTGGTGTTTTAACAGTAAGGGGGATTACATCAAAAACAATAGATGCAGTTACATTAAAAACTACTAAATTTGCGGTTGATAATTTCATACCTATTGTAGGAAAGACATTTTCTGATGCTATTGCTTCTATTGCAGGATATTCATTGATAATTAAGAATGCAATAAGTTCAGTAGGATTATTAATTATAGTACTAATACTTTTATATCCAATAATAAAATTAGTACTTATGACAGTGATATATAAATTGGCAGCAGCATTAATAGAACCTATAAGTGATCCTAGAATAACTAATTCAGTTGCAGCTGCAGGAGATTCAATGACGTTAATTATATCATGTGTTTTAAGTGTAAGTTTAATGTTTTTTATTTTAATAGCTCTTGTTGCATCCTCAGGGCTGTTTATAGTAGGAGGATAA
- a CDS encoding type II secretion system F family protein: protein MSIFKKIHCFLKKRYKKINYNELSLISGSLAQLYKDGIKINEALNLIKEVVLTKEYKRSISDIVKNIENGMTLSNAFDEKRELYPKFFIGIISIGENSGKLYEALKTLKNYYGKRSFINKYIISSLTYPMILMISILALMVFLTLVVIPNFRGIYLSIGIKPPFSCEKIYELSNYIKENPIFSFIFFVCWGVFIPFVSIKRLIDKKYVSLLSNFKIFNKFLEYIIVFILSIIVNSGMNISYGLRYCSDSMHFNYISDKLNKINEDILKGSTLSEAITDINIFSKYTVAVVRVREESGSIGEALKELSLILEESLIKTVNKYLSLLQPFLIIFISIVITVFFMIFILPLFDSLKIGAIK, encoded by the coding sequence ATGAGTATCTTTAAGAAAATACATTGTTTTCTTAAGAAAAGGTACAAGAAAATAAACTACAATGAATTAAGTTTGATTTCTGGAAGCTTAGCACAATTATATAAAGATGGAATAAAAATAAATGAAGCTTTAAATTTAATAAAAGAGGTTGTATTAACTAAAGAGTACAAAAGAAGTATTAGTGATATTGTTAAAAACATAGAAAATGGGATGACATTATCTAATGCTTTCGATGAAAAAAGAGAGTTATATCCTAAGTTTTTTATAGGAATAATCTCTATAGGAGAAAATTCAGGAAAGTTATATGAAGCTTTAAAGACATTGAAAAATTATTATGGGAAAAGATCTTTTATAAACAAGTATATTATAAGTTCATTAACATATCCAATGATATTAATGATAAGTATATTAGCTCTAATGGTATTTTTAACTTTAGTAGTTATACCTAATTTTCGTGGCATTTATTTATCAATAGGAATAAAACCACCTTTTAGTTGTGAAAAAATATATGAATTAAGCAATTATATAAAAGAAAATCCGATTTTTAGTTTTATATTTTTTGTGTGTTGGGGAGTTTTTATACCATTTGTAAGCATAAAGAGATTAATAGATAAAAAATATGTAAGTTTATTAAGTAATTTCAAGATTTTTAACAAGTTTTTAGAGTATATAATTGTATTCATATTATCCATTATAGTTAATAGTGGAATGAATATTTCATATGGACTTAGGTATTGTTCAGATAGTATGCATTTTAATTATATAAGTGACAAACTTAATAAAATTAATGAAGATATATTAAAAGGAAGTACATTAAGTGAAGCAATAACTGATATAAATATATTTTCTAAATATACAGTTGCAGTAGTAAGAGTGAGAGAAGAAAGTGGATCTATAGGAGAAGCTTTAAAAGAACTAAGTTTAATATTAGAAGAATCTTTAATTAAAACAGTTAATAAATATCTAAGTTTATTGCAACCATTTCTTATAATATTTATATCAATAGTTATTACAGTATTTTTTATGATTTTTATTCTTCCTTTATTTGATAGCTTAAAAATAGGAGCAATTAAGTGA
- a CDS encoding CD1247 N-terminal domain-containing protein, which produces MEKLRNQINDLKVNLSEIKSEEYKNYFSSIVSILETMDSKIEELTVNQETIEENIRFMDDDLSGLQDELFEEVSIDELSELEDEYVEATCCHCGNTVFAEQSTLKNNNEIPCPYCNKNIKG; this is translated from the coding sequence ATGGAAAAATTAAGGAATCAAATTAATGATTTAAAGGTAAATTTATCCGAGATAAAAAGTGAAGAATATAAAAATTATTTTTCATCAATAGTATCAATTTTAGAAACTATGGATAGTAAAATTGAAGAATTAACTGTAAATCAGGAAACTATAGAAGAAAATATAAGATTTATGGATGATGACTTAAGCGGTCTTCAAGATGAACTTTTTGAAGAAGTATCAATAGATGAACTAAGTGAATTAGAAGATGAATATGTAGAAGCTACTTGTTGCCATTGTGGTAATACGGTTTTTGCAGAGCAATCAACTTTAAAAAATAATAATGAAATTCCGTGTCCATATTGTAATAAGAATATTAAAGGATAA
- the spoIIIAG gene encoding stage III sporulation protein AG — protein MDKKKFSNNLKKILGEKKLSNLISICLVLAFIFVTMNVLLPKNKYINKSNDITYKEDKKESPKENEVSTSTTISGDQKTYEENQKVELKNILKKMEGVGEVDVMISFESGEEKIPAYDTNAQVSTTEETDTEGGKRTNNQKNDGATVVMTSKDGGNEPFILRTYKPKITGAVVVAEGAENSKTKYNIEQAISKLYNLTLDKVNVYPMKK, from the coding sequence ATGGATAAAAAAAAATTTTCTAATAATCTAAAGAAAATATTAGGCGAAAAAAAATTAAGCAATCTTATTTCTATTTGCTTAGTATTAGCATTTATATTTGTGACAATGAATGTATTATTACCAAAGAATAAATATATAAATAAGAGTAATGACATTACTTATAAAGAAGATAAAAAAGAAAGTCCAAAAGAAAATGAAGTAAGCACTTCAACGACTATTTCAGGTGATCAAAAAACATATGAAGAAAATCAAAAAGTAGAATTAAAAAATATATTAAAAAAGATGGAGGGGGTAGGAGAAGTTGACGTAATGATTTCATTTGAAAGTGGAGAAGAAAAAATTCCAGCATATGATACTAATGCTCAAGTATCAACTACAGAAGAGACAGATACTGAAGGCGGTAAGAGAACTAATAATCAAAAAAATGATGGTGCAACAGTTGTTATGACTAGTAAAGACGGTGGAAATGAACCATTTATTTTAAGAACATATAAGCCTAAAATAACAGGAGCTGTTGTTGTTGCAGAAGGTGCAGAAAATAGTAAAACAAAATATAACATTGAGCAAGCAATTTCAAAATTATATAACTTAACTTTAGATAAGGTTAATGTATATCCGATGAAGAAGTAG
- a CDS encoding UvrD-helicase domain-containing protein — protein sequence MQPIDYDIREQILNEKANIAISASAGTGKTYTTVQKIAKELNENKDYRTFAAITFTRKAAKEIEQRLGVNKNDGFVGTNDNFVLREIIQPFMYDVYGRDYKKDIIPDYSNENMFMEFDDGISKIKDSQLICKYSDNHKNFAFQLALDILKQSKAARRYINSKYYRIYVDEYQDSDKDMHNLFMYICKTINVPLFIVGDIKQSIYGWRGGYVDGFKEVLADTKNFNIFKLKQNFRSNKPIQNYSNLFMDDVRENYQLVEVNDKIQMFTYNKISEIVSVIKSWIKNSQNCAFLVRKNDVASSFNKLLINNGIDFTYLPSSPLDNSNLESEHIWIARILAFYLLQDRFSEYDVLSEIPSSDSFDYNKIKRILKNVKKNKKEYKLFEDSCIKLYTYLGYVSSEKIEKEIKQLFNVISDERYIPTYNPKNYDHIITTIHSSKGLEYKQVIILTEDYNLLNENDKYLHYVAVSRPEERLLILNRVNNRNMYNKVLEDNIKNLNKIGFKVSREHILKDL from the coding sequence ATGCAACCAATAGACTATGATATTAGAGAACAAATACTGAATGAAAAAGCCAATATTGCAATAAGTGCAAGCGCTGGTACTGGAAAGACTTATACAACTGTTCAAAAGATAGCAAAGGAATTAAATGAAAATAAAGATTATCGTACTTTTGCAGCTATAACATTTACAAGGAAGGCTGCTAAAGAGATAGAACAAAGGTTAGGAGTAAATAAAAATGATGGTTTTGTTGGAACGAATGATAATTTTGTATTAAGAGAAATTATTCAACCATTTATGTACGATGTTTATGGAAGAGATTACAAAAAAGATATTATACCAGACTATTCAAATGAAAATATGTTTATGGAATTTGATGATGGAATATCTAAGATAAAAGATAGCCAATTAATATGTAAATATAGTGATAATCATAAGAATTTTGCTTTTCAATTAGCACTTGATATATTAAAACAATCTAAAGCTGCTAGAAGATATATTAATTCAAAATATTATAGAATATATGTTGATGAATATCAAGATAGTGATAAAGATATGCATAACTTGTTTATGTACATTTGTAAAACTATAAATGTTCCTTTATTTATTGTAGGAGATATTAAACAATCTATATATGGATGGCGTGGGGGATATGTTGATGGTTTTAAAGAAGTATTAGCAGATACAAAAAATTTTAATATATTTAAACTTAAGCAAAACTTTAGATCAAATAAACCCATTCAAAATTATTCTAATTTGTTTATGGATGATGTAAGAGAAAATTATCAATTAGTTGAGGTTAATGATAAAATTCAAATGTTTACGTACAATAAAATCAGTGAGATTGTTAGTGTAATTAAATCATGGATTAAAAATTCTCAAAATTGTGCTTTTTTAGTAAGAAAAAATGATGTAGCTAGTTCTTTTAATAAATTGTTAATAAACAATGGGATTGACTTTACATATTTGCCATCATCACCTCTTGATAATAGTAATTTAGAAAGTGAACATATTTGGATTGCACGTATTTTAGCGTTTTATTTATTACAAGATAGATTTTCAGAATATGATGTGTTGTCTGAAATTCCATCATCAGATTCTTTTGATTATAATAAGATTAAACGGATTTTAAAGAATGTTAAGAAAAACAAAAAAGAATATAAATTATTTGAAGATTCATGCATTAAATTATATACTTATTTAGGATATGTAAGTTCTGAAAAAATTGAGAAAGAAATTAAACAATTATTTAATGTCATTAGTGATGAAAGATATATACCGACTTATAATCCTAAAAATTATGATCATATAATAACTACAATTCATTCATCAAAGGGATTAGAGTATAAACAAGTTATAATTCTTACAGAGGATTATAATTTACTTAACGAGAATGATAAATATTTACATTATGTTGCTGTATCAAGACCAGAGGAAAGATTATTAATTTTAAATAGAGTTAATAATAGAAATATGTATAATAAAGTTCTTGAAGATAATATTAAAAATTTAAATAAAATCGGATTTAAAGTTAGTAGAGAACATATTTTAAAAGATTTATAA
- the spoIIIAD gene encoding stage III sporulation protein AD has protein sequence MLIVKVVGLAFVGLFLTLIFKNSKSEMTTFISLAVGTLILLFMIGQVQEIITFLKTVADRANIDTFYIGVILKILAIAYLASFTSELCKDAGASSIATKVEFSGKIMILVLAIPILMAVLNSILQIM, from the coding sequence ATGTTGATAGTAAAAGTGGTAGGTCTCGCATTTGTTGGTTTATTTCTAACTTTAATTTTTAAAAATAGCAAATCTGAAATGACTACATTTATTTCTTTAGCAGTTGGTACTTTAATATTACTTTTCATGATAGGTCAAGTACAAGAAATAATTACATTTTTAAAAACTGTAGCAGATAGAGCTAATATAGATACATTTTATATTGGAGTTATCCTAAAAATTTTAGCAATTGCTTATCTAGCTTCATTTACAAGTGAACTATGTAAAGACGCTGGAGCTTCAAGTATAGCAACCAAGGTAGAGTTTTCAGGGAAAATAATGATTTTAGTATTAGCAATTCCAATTCTTATGGCTGTATTAAATTCTATCCTACAGATAATGTAG
- the spoIIIAA gene encoding stage III sporulation protein AA, which translates to MKDDSEFLNIFPSNIFNVLKDKCKLEQLYEIRIKIDKPIIVYSNKGESIVNYNSSKEEMKSIIQKISNYSLYAYEEDIKQGFITIKGGHRIGIAGECVMCNGEVKTIRNISSINVRFCREVIGCSNKIMKYIVSGDRIYNTIIISPPKCGKTTILRDISRNISNGMKSLGLNGKKVSVIDERSEIGACYFGVPQSDLGIRTDILDNCLKKEGMIMSIRSLSPEVLICDEIGTKGDIEALIMAFNSGVNIITSIHGFTIDDIYKRKVFKELIDNQILERAIILSSREGVGTIEKVYKLRGEEKICLN; encoded by the coding sequence ATGAAAGATGATAGTGAGTTTTTAAATATATTTCCAAGTAATATATTCAATGTACTTAAAGATAAATGTAAACTAGAACAACTTTATGAAATAAGGATAAAAATAGATAAACCTATCATAGTTTATTCTAATAAAGGAGAATCGATTGTAAATTATAATTCATCAAAGGAAGAGATGAAATCAATAATACAAAAAATATCTAATTATTCACTATATGCTTATGAAGAAGATATAAAACAAGGTTTTATAACAATTAAAGGTGGACATAGAATAGGTATTGCTGGCGAATGTGTTATGTGCAATGGTGAAGTAAAAACTATTAGAAATATATCATCTATAAATGTTAGATTTTGCAGAGAAGTTATAGGATGTTCTAATAAAATAATGAAATATATAGTTAGTGGAGATAGAATTTATAACACAATAATTATTTCTCCACCTAAATGTGGAAAGACAACAATTTTAAGAGATATATCTAGGAACATATCAAATGGAATGAAATCATTGGGCTTAAATGGTAAAAAAGTTTCTGTAATTGACGAAAGAAGTGAAATTGGAGCTTGTTACTTTGGAGTTCCTCAAAGTGATTTAGGAATTAGAACAGATATTTTAGATAATTGTTTGAAAAAAGAGGGAATGATTATGTCAATAAGAAGTTTATCACCTGAGGTATTAATTTGTGATGAAATTGGTACTAAAGGAGATATCGAAGCATTAATTATGGCATTTAATTCTGGAGTAAACATAATTACAAGTATTCATGGATTTACAATTGATGATATTTATAAACGTAAAGTATTTAAAGAGCTTATTGATAATCAAATACTTGAAAGAGCTATTATTCTAAGTTCAAGAGAAGGGGTAGGCACTATAGAAAAGGTTTATAAATTAAGAGGAGAAGAAAAAATATGCTTAAATTAG
- the spoIIIAB gene encoding stage III sporulation protein SpoIIIAB, producing the protein MLKLVLIFMLFVTASYIGFLYGETFRKRYIQLKEILKNLIILQNEILYGSTPLPEALSNIQKKTMKPISTLIGNVNEKLYEGEAESVYSAFSSEYALLEEEFYLSNSDKNFLIDFIKSLGESGLYGQEKIFELVIENVRSNLKEAEEESKKNIKVYRYLGICIGAMITIFLI; encoded by the coding sequence ATGCTTAAATTAGTACTTATATTTATGCTATTTGTAACGGCTTCTTATATTGGTTTTTTATATGGTGAAACTTTTAGAAAAAGATATATTCAGCTTAAAGAAATTTTAAAAAATTTAATAATATTGCAAAATGAAATTTTATATGGAAGTACACCTTTACCAGAAGCATTAAGTAATATTCAGAAAAAGACAATGAAACCAATAAGTACTCTCATAGGTAATGTAAATGAAAAGTTATACGAAGGTGAAGCAGAAAGTGTGTATAGTGCTTTTAGCAGTGAATATGCCCTTTTAGAAGAAGAATTTTATTTATCGAATAGTGATAAGAATTTTTTAATAGATTTTATAAAGTCTTTAGGTGAATCTGGACTTTATGGTCAAGAAAAAATTTTTGAATTAGTAATAGAAAATGTAAGAAGCAATTTAAAAGAGGCAGAAGAGGAATCAAAAAAAAATATAAAAGTATATAGATATTTAGGAATATGCATTGGTGCTATGATTACAATATTTTTAATTTAG
- the spoIIIAF gene encoding stage III sporulation protein AF — MNLLKELVTTLVTALIFITAIELISPNNSMKKYLKFILGLVLITIILNPIVKIISNGQNNIYDSISDYEEVFSNYKNEVKSSAENELKDGDLKKQAFEENFNKNCESLLKSQYPNKKFKSDVECVVNFNTMIFDIKKIKIGISEKSVSKIKKVIINKSDKSYEDNQNSQYKEIVTFISEQLDIPKEKIEVYKIEE, encoded by the coding sequence ATGAATTTATTAAAGGAACTAGTAACAACCTTAGTGACTGCACTTATATTTATAACAGCAATAGAACTTATAAGTCCTAATAATAGTATGAAGAAATATTTGAAGTTTATATTAGGATTAGTTTTAATAACCATAATATTAAATCCAATAGTAAAAATTATTTCAAATGGACAAAACAATATATATGATTCTATAAGTGATTATGAAGAAGTATTTTCTAATTATAAAAATGAAGTTAAAAGTAGTGCGGAGAATGAATTAAAGGATGGAGACTTAAAAAAACAAGCTTTTGAAGAAAATTTTAATAAGAATTGTGAAAGCTTGCTTAAATCGCAGTATCCAAATAAAAAATTTAAAAGTGATGTTGAATGTGTAGTTAATTTTAATACTATGATTTTTGATATAAAAAAAATAAAAATAGGTATAAGTGAAAAGTCAGTAAGTAAAATTAAAAAGGTGATAATTAATAAAAGTGATAAATCTTATGAAGATAATCAAAATAGTCAGTATAAAGAAATAGTGACATTTATAAGCGAACAGTTAGATATTCCTAAAGAAAAAATAGAAGTATATAAAATAGAGGAATAG
- a CDS encoding prepilin-type N-terminal cleavage/methylation domain-containing protein gives MKKKGFTLIEVIASLSIILIIFSLTLSVKDIYSTISNDIESKSALYDVENLLSYSKAYCKKNKKSGEIQIDNIRNRILFEKDGLTTVKKVILPRKIRIISKNDCIQVRSNGHIKQGKTILFQDNKNNIYKVTIATGIDPINISGF, from the coding sequence GTGAAGAAAAAAGGATTTACTTTAATAGAAGTCATAGCAAGTTTATCAATAATTCTAATAATATTTTCTTTAACTTTATCAGTAAAAGATATATATTCTACCATTTCAAATGATATAGAAAGCAAATCAGCTCTTTATGATGTAGAAAATTTATTATCTTATAGTAAAGCTTATTGTAAGAAGAATAAAAAAAGTGGCGAAATTCAAATAGATAATATAAGAAATAGAATTTTATTTGAAAAAGATGGACTAACAACAGTAAAAAAAGTTATTTTACCAAGAAAAATAAGAATTATTAGTAAAAATGATTGCATACAAGTAAGATCTAATGGTCACATAAAGCAAGGAAAAACTATATTGTTTCAAGATAATAAAAATAATATATATAAGGTTACTATAGCAACAGGCATTGATCCTATCAATATTAGTGGCTTTTAA